One window of the Cryptomeria japonica chromosome 7, Sugi_1.0, whole genome shotgun sequence genome contains the following:
- the LOC131030052 gene encoding ubiquitin carboxyl-terminal hydrolase 17, whose translation MHVFGKIELPGLFSATFAVIQLVFLIIILKWKGSPSSSTEEEEEMRKLVVVPANERSTFEEEYMGNSSMEASSPYYKCAVCYSVAAKRCARCKAVRYCSGKCQILHWRGGHKEECQPLDKCGSSFSIISTQKDKLDLASSFSGSKDLGSPGCNLKGQKVSSSVQNLDNYITEAPDISISNFQQISISYGDREPACNNALDSVPKGSHRSNGGAQDALLGSHTKYSYMPVMPSSEVSAYEVPANCSFHMSNIFSSSEANSKECVDSTINSVKSFSNISVSENPPNDMSLSMLSDGTTDCITNSIISEHDLHSCTNMPHDSSISENHMLDCHINGSPYNNFLNCSNSESNPSTSGIPFHESLSTRSHVMDASRHSASFHGSPGKRPELDGPCWRNFADDSSDSGIPSSVLENCNERLWLSGDDASSSSNDTSAMSTQHELRSSGDSLSKGTFRRSIGTAIQYFSRQKAKAAPPTISSHLNVCNDAILSSTPPTVGSSQNISNGFKRSVKKVLGRAKLSKVSKQTNSRAEEVIVKPSQILFRYEYFVELFNCNTLELYPCGLINCGNSCYANVVLQCLTFTRPLAAYLLQGDHAQCCKRKNWCLMCELEQLILTARQSKSPVSPTRILSRLQRMRSYLGYGRQEDAHELLRLSIEAMQSICLDEAGGEKTVNPTTQKTTFMQQLFGGCLLSKVQCMRCHYESDRFENMLDLTVEIHGNIESLEDALAQFTAPELLDGENKYKCDRCKSYVKAEKRLVVHEAPNILTIVLKRFKNGKFGKLNKHVTFPEFLDMSPFMSGTADEPPLYMLYAVIVHLDMLNASFFGHYVCYVKDLHGTWYKIDDTEVEPVTLDTVMAEGAYMLLYSRSSPRPPYVLKNGITQACMQAPLKHPNNSWQSLTTDGQNKSCKMNAIQFSPLNLRTTRIDEIDSDIVWSSDDYVDDGWFTDIYGFNHENLASATTDWDVHSTSREYTDYTYSETGSLFSGSDEASWSTDSYRDSTSTEGSC comes from the exons AGAGGAATACATGGGAAATTCTAGTATGGAAGCCAGTAGCCCTTATTATAAATGTGCTGTTTGTTACAGTGTTGCTGCAAAGCGCTGTGCGAGATGCAAGGCTGTTAGATACTG CTCAGGAAAGTGCCAGATATTGCACTGGAGGGGAGGCCATAAAGAAGAATGTCAGCCGCTGGATAAATGCGGTTCTTCATTTTCAATTATTTCTACTCAAAAAGATAAACTTGATTTAGCTAGTTCATTTTCTGGGTCCAAGGATTTAGGGTCTCCTGGGTGTAATTTAAAGGGACAAAAAGTCTCTTCTTCTGTTCAAAATTTAGATAATTATATTACTGAAGCCCCTGATATATCTATATCAAATTTTCAGCAAATTTCTATATCATATGGAGATCGTGAACCTGCATGTAATAATGCATTGGATTCCGTTCCCAAGGGCAGTCACAGAAGCAATGGTGGTGCACAAGACGCGCTTCTAGGATCACATACAAAATATTCTTACATGCCTGTCATGCCTAGCTCTGAGGTATCTGCATATGAGGTCCCAGCGAACTGTAGTTTCCATATGTCCAATATTTTCAGCTCTAGTGAAGCCAATTCCAAGGAATGTGTTGATAGTACCATCAATTCTGTAAAGTCTTTTTCAAATATCTCTGTCTCTGAAAACCCTCCAAATGATATGTCCCTTTCCATGCTTTCTGATGGAACTACAGATTGTATTACTAATTCCATAATATCTGAGCATGATCTCCATAGCTGCACAAATATGCCACATGACAGTTCAATCTCAGAAAATCACATGCTTGATTGTCATATCAACGGGAGCCCATACAACAATTTTCTGAATTGCAGCAACTCTGAAAGTAATCCCTCAACCTCAGGCATTCCTTTCCATGAGTCTCTAAGTACCAGAAGTCATGTAATGGATGCCTCGAGACACAGTGCTTCTTTCCATGGAAGTCCAGGTAAAAGGCCTGAGTTGGATGGACCATGTTGGAGGAATTTTGCAGATGACAGTTCAGACTCTGGAATTCCTAGCTCTGTATTGGAAAACTGCAATGAGAGATTATGGCTGTCTGGTGACGAtgcttctagttcttcaaatgacaCAAGTGCCATGTCAACACAGCATGAACTTCGGAGTTCAGGGGACTCTTTATCAAAGGGAACATTCAGGCGATCCATTGGAACTGCTATTCAATATTTTTCACGACAAAAAGCAAAGGCAGCTCCACCCACCATTTCTAGTCATTTGAATGTCTGCAATGATGCAATATTGTCCTCTACACCCCCAACAGTGGGTTCTTCACAAAACATCAGCAATGGCTTTAAAAGGTCTGTAAAGAAAGTTCTAGGACGGGCAAAATTGTCTAAAGTGTCAAAACAAACAAATTCCAGAGCAGAAGAGGTCATAGTAAAACCAAGCCAG ATACTATTTCGATATGAATACTTTGTCGAACTTTTTAACTGCAATACACTGGAACTCTATCCTTGTGGTCTAATTAACTGCGGAAACAG CTGCTATGCCAATGTAGTCTTACAATGCCTTACATTTACAAGGCCACTTGCTGCCTATTTACTTCAAGGAGATCATGCTCAATGCT GCAAGAGGAAAAATTGGTGTTTAATGTGTGAGCTTGAGCAACTTATTTTAACAGCAAGACAAAGTAAAAGTCCTGTATCACCTACCAGAATACTATCACGACTACAAAGGATGAGGTCATACTTAGGATATGGGAGACAAGAGGATGCTCATGAACTCCTCAG GCTTTCCATTGAAGCTATGCAGTCAATATGCCTTGATGAAGCTGGCGGAGAAAAAACAGTAAATCCAACAACACAGAAGACAACGTTTATGCAACAATTGTTTGGGGGCTGTCTCCTGTCAAAG GTTCAGTGTATGAGGTGCCACTATGAATCAGACCGTTTTGAGAATATGTTGGATCTCACTGTAGAGATACATGGTAACATTGAATCTTTAGAAGATGCACTTGCACAATTCACAGCACCTGAGTTGTTAGATGGAGAAAACAAGTACAAATGTGACAG ATGCAAGTCCTATGTGAAAGCTGAAAAGCGCTTGGTTGTGCATGAAGCTCCAAACATTCTTACTATTGTACTGAAGAGGTTTAAG AATGGAAAGTTTGGTAAACTAAACAAGCATGTCACTTTCCCAGAATTTCTAGACATGTCACCCTTTATGAGTGGAACTGCCGATGAGCCACCCCTGTATATGCTATATGCTGTAATAGTGCATTTAGATATGCTGAATGCTTCCTTTTTTGGGCATTATGTATGTTATGTGAAGGATTTGCACGGGACCTGGTACAAAATTGATGACACCGAG GTAGAGCCTGTAACGCTTGATACAGTAATGGCAGAAGGTGCTTACATGCTTCTTTACTCGAG GTCTTCTCCACGACCGCCATATGTTCTAAAGAATGGAATCACTCAAGCTTGCATGCAAGCACCCTTAAAACATCCAAATAATTCTTGGCAATCATTAACAACAGATGGACAAAATAAAAGTTGCAAAATGAATGCCATTCAGTTTTCTCCCCTGAACTTAAGAACTACAAGAATTGACGAAATTGATTCTGATATTGTTTGGAGTTCCGATGATTATGTTGATGATGGATGGTTTACTGACATATATGGTTTCAATCATGAGAACCTTGCTTCAGCCACAACTGACTGGGATGTACATTCAACTTCTAGGGAGTACACGGATTACACATACAGTGAAACTGGATCTCTATTCAGTGGCTCAGATGAAGCATCTTGGAGTACAGACAGCTATAGGGATTCAACGAGCACAGAGGGATCATGTTGA